The following are encoded in a window of Gossypium raimondii isolate GPD5lz chromosome 13, ASM2569854v1, whole genome shotgun sequence genomic DNA:
- the LOC105782339 gene encoding 40S ribosomal protein S27-2, whose protein sequence is MVLQNDIDLLNPPVELEKKKHKLKRLVQSPNSFFMDVKCQGCFNITTVFSHSQTVVVCGNCQTVLCQPTGGRARLTEGCSFRKKGD, encoded by the exons ATG GTTCTCCAAAACGATATCGATTTGTTGAATCCTCCAGTAGAACTTGAGAAGAAGAAGCACAAGCTCAAGCGTCTCGTTCAGTCCCCCAATTCTTTCTTCATG GATGTCAAATGCCAAGGCTGCTTTAACAT AACAACTGTGTTTAGCCACTCTCAAACTGTGGTGGTATGTGGTAACTGTCAGACTGTCCTTTGCCAGCCGACTGGAGGTCGAGCTAGACTCACTGAGGGATGCTCTTTCAGGAAGAAGGGTGACTGA